In Citrus sinensis cultivar Valencia sweet orange chromosome 2, DVS_A1.0, whole genome shotgun sequence, a single genomic region encodes these proteins:
- the LOC102616065 gene encoding potassium transporter 10-like isoform X4 — MKRLRGTVMQTLKMCVDFPRLSALLLMRFAFKSLGVVYGDLGTSPMYVLYNTFPDGIKDTEDVIDALSLIIYTLTIIPLIKYVLIVCRANDNGQGGTFSLYSLLCRHAKLRTIPNQDRSDEELTTYSRSTFHERSHAAKTKRWLEKHSSSKIVLLVLVLVGSSMVIGDGILTPAISVLSAGGGVKLDYPKVDNKSILNEKAVVLVAVAILVVLFSVQHFGVDKVGWLFAPIVFVWFLLIGGIGIINIWKYDSSVLKAFSPVHVYWFFRKGHTWPSLGSIILCITGTEALFADVCQFPVLSIQIAFATVVYPCLLLAYTGQAAYLMKNPDHVHDVFYRSIPDIIYWPVFVVATAAAVVASQATISATFSLIKQAVALGCFPRVKVMHTSKKYSSHIYIPEINWILMILCVAVTAGFKNQHQIGNACGFAVVIVMLVTTLIMILIMLLVWRCHWILVLIFTVLSLLVEGTYFSAMIFKIHRGGWVPLVIAAAFFISMSVWHYGTMKRHQFELQSKVPIEWILGLGPSLGLVRVPGVGLVYSELANGVPHIFAHFITNLPAIHSVVIFVCVKYIPVYTVPEGERFLVTRVGPKSFHMFHCAARYGYKDLHKRDDEFEKNLFENLFRFMRLESLMDSCMASEVYSPCDQGDSKDDANLPDPHKVTTTFSPNSIVSVVSPEYTVRTMSSSQMISQDEIDELEFLTNSRDTGVVHILGKTVMMARRDSEFYKKILIDYIYTFLRKICRENNAIFYCPRECLLNVGQVIIV; from the exons ATGAAGAGGCTGAGAGGCACAGTGATGCAAACGTTAAAAATGTGTGTTGATTTCCCT AGATTGTCAGCATTATTGCTTATGCGGTTTGCATTCAAGAGCCTTGGAGTGGTTTATGGAGATTTGGGCACATCTCCGATGTATGTGCTCTACAATACATTTCCAGACGGAATTAAAGATACAGAAGATGTCATAGATGCTCTATCATTGATTATATACACACTTACTATTATTCCACTCATCAAATATGTTCTCATCGTTTGTCGTGCAAATGACAATGGCCAAG GTGGAACATTTTCTCTTTATTCTTTACTCTGTCGACATGCAAAACTAAGAACTATTCCTAACCAAGACCGGTCTGATGAAGAGTTAACAACTTACAGTCGCTCCACATTTCATGAACGTTCACATGCTGCAAAAACCAAGAGATGGTTGGAGAAGCATTCATCTAGCAAGATTGTActtcttgttcttgttcttgttgGCTCTTCCATGGTGATCGGAGATGGGATTCTCACCCCTGCAATATCAG TTCTATCTGCTGGTGGTGGCGTCAAGTTAGACTATCCCAAGGTGGATAACAAGAGCATTTTGAATGAGA AGGCAGTTGTGCTCGTAGCTGTTGCAATATTAGTCGTTTTGTTTAGTGTGCAACATTTTGGTGTAGATAAAGTTGGTTGGCTTTTTGCCCCAATTGTCTTCGTTTGGTTTCTCTTAATCGGAGGTATTGGCATAATCAACATCTGGAAATATGACAGCAGTGTGCTGAAAGCTTTTTCACCTGTGCATGTGTATTGGTTCTTTAGAAAGGGACACACTTGGCCCTCCCTTGGAAGTATAATACTATGTATAACAG GAACAGAGGCCCTTTTTGCTGATGTATGCCAGTTTCCAGTTCTATCTATACAGATTGCTTTCGCAACAGTTGTGTATCCCTGCCTTCTGTTGGCATACACTGGGCAAGCTGCATATCTTATGAAGAACCCAGATCACGTACATGATGTGTTTTATCGTTCCATTCCAG ATATCATATATTGGCCAGTATTTGTTGTTGCTACTGCAGCTGCCGTTGTTGCGAGTCAGGCCACAATATCTGCAACATTTTCATTAATCAAGCAAGCTGTTGCACTTGGCTGCTTTCCTAGAGTGAAAGTTATGCATACATCGAAGAAGTACTCTAGCCACATATATATTCCAGAAATCAATTGGATTCTTATGATTCTCTGTGTTGCTGTAACAGCTGGGTTCAAAAATCAACACCAAATTGGAAATGCTTGTG GTTTTGCCGTCGTGATAGTAATGTTGGTAACAACATTGATTATGATCCTAATTATGCTGTTAGTATGGCGTTGCCATTGGATTCTTGTCCTCATCTTCACTGTCTTATCACTACTTGTAGAAGGAACCTACTTTTCTGCCATGATCTTCAAGATTCATCGAGGTGGGTGGGTTCCTCTTGTGATCGCAGCTGCCTTCTTCATCTCCATGTCTGTTTGGCATTATGGTACCATGAAACGGCATCAGTTTGAGCTGCAGAGCAAGGTTCCAATTGAATGGATTCTAGGTCTTGGCCCTAGTTTAGGACTGGTTCGCGTCCCTGGAGTTGGTCTAGTTTACAGTGAGCTAGCTAACGGCGTGCCTCACATCTTTGCTCATTTCATTACCAACCTCCCTGCCATCCATTCtgttgtaatttttgtctGTGTGAAGTACATTCCTGTATACACCGTCCCTGAAGGAGAGAGATTCCTTGTAACACGAGTTGGACCCAAGAGCTTCCATATGTTCCATTGTGCTGCTAGATATGGCTATAAAGACCTCCATAAGAGAGATGatgaatttgagaaaaatCTCTTTGAAAACCTCTTCAGGTTTATGCGGCTTGAATCCTTGATGGACAGCTGTATGGCTTCAGAAGTGTATAGTCCATGTGACCAGGGAGATTCAAAAGATGATGCCAATCTACCCGACCCCCATAAGGTCACGACTACTTTTTCCCCAAACTCAATTGTGTCAGTGGTTTCCCCTGAGTATACGGTCAGAACCATGTCATCCAGTCAAATGATAAGCCAAGATGAGATTGATGAGTTAGAGTTTTTGACTAACAGTAGAGATACTGGAGTTGTGCACATACTTGGAAAGACAGTAATGATGGCAAGACGGGATTCAGAGTTTTACAAGAAAATACTGATTGATTACATATATACTTTTCTAAGGAAGATATGCAGGGAGAATAATGCAATCTTTTATTGTCCTCGTGAATGTCTGTTGAATGTTGGACAAGTTATTATTGTATAA